The Marivivens aquimaris DNA segment GAAGCCGCACGGCAACATCATCACTCGGGGCAAAGGTGCAGTGTGCCGCCATATCGCTGCACAAGCTGTCCAGAAAATTGCGCAGATCGACCACTTCGGCACCTTCGGATCCGGTAAGGCCGCGTGCAAAGGTGAGCGTCGCTTCGACCATACTCTGCATCTCTTCGACCGATGCGATGAGGCTGTCCCGCGTCTCTTCTTCGTCAACCAGCTCCGCGCGGACACGCATGGCAGTCAACGGCGAGCGTAAATCGTGGCCAAGGGCTGCGAGCATACGTGTACGATCACTGACAAACCGGGTCAGCCGTCGTTGCATGCGGTTGAATGCGACGGTCAGATCTCTGACCTCGGTCGGCCCTGTGACCGCCAATTCGCCCACATCTTCGCCCCGGCCAAGATGGTCCGCGGCCTTCGACAGGTGCCGCAAAGGACGCGTCAGGCGCGTCATTACAAACCAGAAGATCGCCACCAGAAGCAGTCCGGCGGAAATCCCGAAGGTCAGCATCGAATAGAAAGGCCATTGGATCGGCGGTCGCTCGAACCGCGTTCCGACATTCAGCCAACGCGCTCCCTTGATGGCGATGGACAGGTTCATTTCAACCGCTGTCAACTCTCCGCGCATCATCGCGAGATGCATTTCTGTCATCTCGTCCGAGAGATTGGGAAGAGGCCGCAACTCGCCCTCGACCTCGTGCAATTCAACGCGAATATCCCGGCTGTAGCTGTCATCCATCAGGGCGCGTATGCGTGCTTCCACGATGCCGCCGTCCGAATGACCGGTGTGATCCACGATCGGAGCGTCCGACAGATCGAACCGGATCAGAGGCGAATTTGCCGCGCGAAGGATCGAGTCCTGCAGATCCAGCGGGGCCTCTTCGATCAACCGCGCGACATTCGCTGCGCGACCCGCGGCCTCGAATCCTAAAGCTGCACGGATCGCAAGGCTGCGCTCGTCGGCGAACAGGAACAGGCTGATCACCTGGGCCACGACAAGTGCCGCGACCACAAGCAGGATCAATTGGCCGCTCAGAGATCTCATCGCACGGCGCATCACGGCGCATCCTCGACATCGGCAGCCAGACAGTATCCGCCGTTCCGCACCGTTTTGATGACACTGGGCCTAAGTACATCCGGCTCGATTTTGCGGCGGAGACGGCTGATCTGATTGTCGATGGTGCGATCCATCGGGCCTGCCGTCCGACCAGCGGTCAGGTCAAGCAACTGGTCACGGCTGAGCACCATCCTCGCGCGTTCCAGCAGGACCGCCAGCAATTTGAACTCGGAGGTCGTCAATGGGGTCTCGGTGGTGGACTCGTCAATCAGCACCTGCCGGTCGGTATCCAGTATCCAGTGCGCAAAAGAGACTTTCCTCCCAGCGAGGCTTCCGGCCACAGGTTCGTCGCGGTTGCTTCTCCGAAGAACCGACTTGATGCGGGCGAGCAGTTCTCGTGGATTGAACGGCTTGGCGAGATAATCGTCCGCACCGATTTCCAGACCCACGATCCGATCCGTTTCCTCACCAAGCGCCGTCAGCATGATGATCGGAAGATCACCCTCTGGCGCAAGTCTGCGGCAAACCGACAAACCGTCCTCGCCCGGCATCATGACATCGAGCACGAGGAGGTCGAAGTGACCAGTGGCCAGCTTGGCATCCATCTCCACGGCATCCCTGGCGACGGTCGTGCGCATTCCGTTCTTCTCCAGGAAGCGCGCGACGCTTTCGCGTATCTGAGCGTGGTCGTCCACGATAAGGATATGAGGTGGCGGTCCCATGGCGTCCTTCCTAGATCATCGTTGCATTCTGTTTCATGGGCAGAATTGTAGCCGTTTGTATCAGGTCAGTCCCTTGCTACAGAAGGATACAAATCTGTGCCTGCACCGTGTCGTGCTCCCGGGTAGCGTCGCGCGTATGTTATGTGACCTTTGGGATCGCAACCGATCAAAGGATGAGGTTTTCGAATATGGCTCTTGATTTGAACCGGCGCCGTTTCGTTCTGGGTGCTCATATGACGGTGCTGACCGTCGCGGCGTCACCGCTGTTGGCGCAGAGCCGATCTGTCTGGTCGGCAGAGAATGCCTTTGACGCGCTTCTATCGGATACGGCGCGGATCATCGATGTCAGAACGCACAAAGAGTGGCAAGAAACCGGCGTAGGTGCTGGTGTATGGCCGATAAGCATGCACGCGTCCGGTTTTCCGGACCGATTGTTCAGGGCCAAGGAACTGAGCGGTGATCGCACTGTTGGACTGATCTGCGCCACTGGCGGA contains these protein-coding regions:
- a CDS encoding ATP-binding protein — protein: MRRAMRSLSGQLILLVVAALVVAQVISLFLFADERSLAIRAALGFEAAGRAANVARLIEEAPLDLQDSILRAANSPLIRFDLSDAPIVDHTGHSDGGIVEARIRALMDDSYSRDIRVELHEVEGELRPLPNLSDEMTEMHLAMMRGELTAVEMNLSIAIKGARWLNVGTRFERPPIQWPFYSMLTFGISAGLLLVAIFWFVMTRLTRPLRHLSKAADHLGRGEDVGELAVTGPTEVRDLTVAFNRMQRRLTRFVSDRTRMLAALGHDLRSPLTAMRVRAELVDEEETRDSLIASVEEMQSMVEATLTFARGLTGSEGAEVVDLRNFLDSLCSDMAAHCTFAPSDDVAVRLRPNAFRRALRNLLENAVRYGGAAKVSWATHGSNLVLNIDDNGPGIPVDQLEKVFDPFYRLEQSRSLETGGYGLGLSIARTIVQSHGGDIQLVNQNSAGLRAVVTIPLDETELIEGETDETERVDPAVAGQLARQHGAG
- a CDS encoding rhodanese-like domain-containing protein; protein product: MALDLNRRRFVLGAHMTVLTVAASPLLAQSRSVWSAENAFDALLSDTARIIDVRTHKEWQETGVGAGVWPISMHASGFPDRLFRAKELSGDRTVGLICATGGRSASLLRALRQAGYSGYADISEGMLGSGEGPGWIASNLPTVPVDVALNGLPPALA
- a CDS encoding response regulator: MGPPPHILIVDDHAQIRESVARFLEKNGMRTTVARDAVEMDAKLATGHFDLLVLDVMMPGEDGLSVCRRLAPEGDLPIIMLTALGEETDRIVGLEIGADDYLAKPFNPRELLARIKSVLRRSNRDEPVAGSLAGRKVSFAHWILDTDRQVLIDESTTETPLTTSEFKLLAVLLERARMVLSRDQLLDLTAGRTAGPMDRTIDNQISRLRRKIEPDVLRPSVIKTVRNGGYCLAADVEDAP